The window GCCGAGGGCGTAGGGGGCCACCGGGAGGTCTGCGTCGGGACCCTGGAGCGGCCGCCCGTTTCGCACGGAGTGATTCGCACGCCGCTCTGCCCCGACGGTAAGGGTCGCGGCCATCTCCTCGGTCGTCACGACCGAAGCCGTCGCACGACCACCGCGACGCGCGGCGCGCGTCTCGGTCACCCACTGGTGCTCGGCATCGGCGATGATGCGCGACCCGTCGGAGAACTCGACCTCGTAACAGGGTCGGTCGATCATGACCTCGGTTGCCGCGACGACCCTCGTCGGTCGTCCGTCAGCATCGAAGAGCTCATCGCCGACCTTGACCTCGCCCATCGTGGTCCATCCCGTGGGCGTCGGGAGCGGCGTGTCCAGGGCGAGGGCCTTGCCCATCGCCGGCCTCGCCGCCACGACGATCATCTGCCCGGGGTGCAGACCGTTCGTGAGCTGGTCGAGTCCTGAGAAGCCGGTCGGGATGCCGGTCATCTGGCCGTCGCGGCCGCGGGCCGCCTCGATCTCGTCGACCGCGGCGTCGACGGCGACGGTGAGCGGGACGTAGTCCTCGGTCTCCTGACCGCTGTTGACCGAGTAGATCTCGGCCTGGGCGTTGTTGACGAGCTCGATCGCGTCGCCCTCGCCCTTGTAACCCATCTGCACGATGCGGGTGCCGGCCTCGACGAGACGGCGCAACAGAGCGCGCTCGGCGACGATCGACGCGTAATACCCCGCGTTCGCCGCCGTCGGGACGATCGAGGTCAGGGTGTGCAGGTAGTCCGCACCACCCGCTCGCTGCAGGTCACCGGTCTTGATGAGCTCATCCGTGACGGCGATGACGTCTGTCGGCTCGCCGTGCGAGTACAGCGACAGGATCGCCTCGTAGATGATCTCGTGCTTGGGGATGTAGAAATCCGCGCCGCGCAATGTCTCGATGACGTCGGCGACGGCGTCTTTCGACAGCAGCATCCCGCCGAGCGTGCTCTGCTCGGCCGCCATGTCGTGCGGCGGCGTGCGCTCCGGCTCGCGTCGACCGCCCATGCGTTCATCAGAGATGTCTGCGATCGACATTGGCGATGTGTACTCCCCACTACTGGTGCGCGCGCGAAGGCGACGACCCGCCACGCCGGCCCCGGGATCCTGAGATCCCGCAGCGTCCGCGTCGACGCTGTGCGTGCGGCTCGTCCTGAGCTCCCCTCACGGTAGGGAGGGGCTCGGACACTCGCAAGACGACCTGTGGATAACTCTGTGCAAAGTGTGGGCGAAACGCCGCATGGCCTGTGAACAACCGCTGTGGACAACTTTGGGAATGGCGGGTGCCGCAGCATCCTTTAATGCCTCTCACCTGGTTTTTCCTTGCTCAACGAATGTGGATAACGATGTGGTTGAAGTAGGCATTGAAGGTTTTTCGACTTGACAAAGAGGTGTGGACAACCGTTGACATCCTGAGCGGTCGTCTGGATGCCGCGACACGGCGAGGATGGAGGGGTGACGTATCAGATTCTCGAGGTCGACCTCGACGATCCGCGCGCAGCGATGCTCCGCGGCGTGCTCGACGACGACCTCGGCCGCCGGTACGGACCCCTCAATCAGGACGAGCCCGCAGACGTCACCGCCGCGCGCATCGAGGCACTGCGCGTCACGCCGGCGCAGGTCGTGGCGACCTGGATCGCCGTCCTCGATGAGACCGCGGTCGGGCACGTCATGCTTCGGCGACTGGGCACCGAATGGGAGCTGAAGCGCCTCATCGTGACTCCCGGCGCACGCGGTCGTGGGATCGGCCGGGCTCTGAGCGAACGCGTCATCAAGCGAGCGCGGGAGGAGGGTGCGAACCGCGTGATCCTCCAGACCGGAAAGCCTCAGCCCGAGTCGATCGCCCTGTACGAAGACCTCGGATTCACATCGATCCCGGTGTACGAGCCCTATCGCGCCACGATGCCGAACTCACTCTGCTTCGCGCTGCCCCTCGTCCAAGACCCCTTGACAGCCTCATAGGCGAGTCATAGCATCGGAAATCCAGGCACCCCAGATCCGCGCGACGTTGCGCGGAGCGAGTCACTCGCGTGCGGAGGTGAAGGATGGACACGGCAGTTACCGGCCGATACCCGCGGCTCGTGCGGCTTGCGCTCGCGGGCCTCGGCGTCGCGATCGGATGGATGCTGGTGTCCTTCGTGCTCGGACTCTCGTCCTCGAGCGCCCTCGCCGACGAGTCGCAGGACTCGGGGGGTCTGTTGGGTGCGGTGACGACTGTCGCCGACGGTGGCGCAGACGCGGTCGGCGCCGTTGCTCAACCCGTTGCCGACACCGCCGGCGACGTCGTGGGCGGGGGGACCGCCACCGTCGAGAAGGTCGCTGAGCCGGTGACCGACACCGCCGGGGCGGTGGTCTCCAGCGGTGCGGGCACAGTCGAAAAGGTCGCCGAGCCCGTCAGCCACACGGTCGAGCCCGTCAGTCACACGGTCGAAAAGGTCGCCGAACCTGTCGCCGAGACTGTCGAGACCGTTGCCGAACCCGTGAGCACGGTCGAGACCGTCGCGGAACCGGTCACCGACACAGTCGAGAAGGTTGCCGAACCGGTTACCGACACTGTCCAGACCGTCGCGGAACCGGTCACGGATACGACGTCAACCGTTCTGGTGACCGGAACCGAAACCCTTGAAAGAGCCACCGCCCCCAAAACCACGGCCGCCGACACCGTGATCGACAGCGCTGTCGACACTGTCGAGGGCGTGGCGTCGCCGGTCACGAATCCTGTCCTGGAGATCGTGGGGGACCCCGTAACAGAGGTCGTGGGCGGGGGAGCGTCTGCGGTCGATGGCACCGTCGACGCTCTCACCGGAACGGTGGGAACCGTCGTCGACGGCGTCACCGACACCGCGGGCGATCTGCTGGATGCTGCGCCGTTGCAGCCGATCGTCAGCCCGGTCGCCGACGTCGCCTCGTCTGCGCTGGACACTGTCGGCGGCCTGACCGAGTCCGTGGGTGAGCAGGGTCCGGTGACGGGGGTCGTCGACGTGGTGACCGGTGTGGTCGAGCACACCCCGATCGTCGGCGAGGTCGCCGACGAACTCGGCATCCCCGGTGCGGTCGAGCAGGTCGGCGGGTCGCTGGACGACGGTGTCGAGTCTGTCGGTGAGACCATCGGCGGATCCGGCGAGAACCTTGCTCCCGCCACTCCGATCGCGGCCCTGCCGGTGGTCCGGCCGCCGCTGGCGACCGAGCGCCCCGGGTCATCCGGCTCTGCTCCTGTTTCACCCACCGAAACCGCCGAGGATTCCGCTGTTGGCGCCACGACAGCGGGAATGGATGCCGCTGCGGCGGCCTCGTTCGCGGCATCCGGCATCGCTCAGATCGGCCATCGACTGACCGGTGCCGCTTCCTCGCCCGCGGGTGCGATCATGCCACACGCGGTAGCCGCCGACTCGAACGACACCATCACCATCGCCGCCACCACAGAGCGCGGCGGACCTCTCCACTCACCCGGGGGAGTACTCCCCGGCGATGCCACTGCCGCCGCGTCCGGCGGCACCGGCCTCGGCGCCTGGGGGCTGATCGCCTTCGGACCGCTCTTCGCATACCGTGCCTGGATGCGACGTGTCGGTCCTGAAGATGACCGCCTTCCCGGGGCGCCGATCTTCGAGACAGACGCCTCTCCCGACTGATGGACTCCGCGCCGCCCTGCGGCGGCATCCGAGTCATCCGCGTTCGCGCGACATCCATCAGTTCAAGGGAGAACCTTCATGCACACGTTCGTCAAGCGTGCCCTTTGGGGCACGGTGATCGCCGGCGGTCTCACGCTGTTCGGCACAACGGTCGCCACCGCGGCCGAAACCACGGGGGAGGATGGTCTCCTCTCCGGCACCCAAGCGGTCGTCGATCTCAACGCACCGGTCTCGGTCGTCGGCAACGCCGTCTCGGTCATCGGTGACAGCGACTCCTCCTCGGAGACGTCGATGGCTCAGCCGGCGGAGTCAGCGGCCTCGCAGCCGACGGTGACCACCGACGGCTCCGACGGGATCGGATCGGGCTCGCAAGCCGTGCTCGACGTCGACGCGCCCGTCACTGTGTCCGGCAACGCCATCTCGGTGCTCGGCGACAGCTCGTCGGAATCCTCGACGACCACGTCGGCGCCGGTGTCGGCGGCGCCGGTCGCGGCCGAGACGTCCGGCGAGGACAGCATCCTCGGCGGAACGCAGGGACTCGTGTCGGTCGATGCTCCGGTCACCGTCTCGGGCAACGCCATCTCCGGCGTCGGCGACAGCGACACCAGCTCCGACACCGCCGTCACCACCGGCGGCAATGGCGGAGAGAACGGCGGCGGGATCACCGGCGTGACCTCCGGCGAGGACAGCATCCTCGGCGGAACCCAGGTCATCGCCCCGATCTCGCTTCCCGTGACGGTCGCCGGAAACGCCATCTCCGGAATCGGCGACAGCGACAGCAGCTCCGACACCGCCGTCACCACCGGCGGCAATGGCGGAGAGAACGGCGGCGGGATCACCGGCGTGACCTCCGGCGAGGACAGCATCCTCGGCGGAACCCAGGTCATCGCCCCGATCTCGCTTCCCGTGACGGTCGCCGGAAACGCCATCTCCGGAATCGGCGACAGCGACAGCAGCTCCGACACCGCCGTCACCACCGGCGGGAGCGGCGGCGGGATCACCGGCGTGACCTCCGGCGAGGACAGCTTCCTCGGCGGAACCCAGGTCATCGCCCCGATCTCGCTTCCCGTGACGGTCGCCGGAAACGCCATCTCCGGCATCGGCGACAGCGACAGCAGCTCCGACACCGCCGTCACCACCGGCGGCACCGGCGGCGGGATCACCGGCGTAACCTCCGGCGAAGGCAGCATCCTCGGCGGAACCCAGATCCTGGCGCCGATCTCGCTTCCGGTCACGATCGGCGGCAACGCCATCTCGGTCATCGGCGACAGCGAGACCGGCTCGACCACGGTCGTGCCCGGGACGCCGGGCACCCCGGGTAATCCCGGCACGCCTGGCACTCCTGGGACGCCCGGAACTCCTGGGACGCCTGGCACCCCGGGAACCCCTGGTCAGCCCGGCACCCCCGGAACCCCTGGTCAGCCCGGCACTCCTGGTCAGCCCGGCACTCCCGGCACCCCTGGTCAGCCTGGAACTCCCGGTCAGCCCGGCACGCCCGGAACGCCCGGGACTCCCGGTCAGCCCGGCACTCCCGGCACTCCCGGAACCCCTGGCCAGCCCGGCACTCCCGGAACCCCTGGCCAGCCCGGCACGCCCGGAACGCCTGGCCAGCCCGGAACCCCCGGCACGCCCGGAAACCCCGGTCAGCCCGGAACGCCCGGTACCCCCGGCCAAGCCAGCACCGGCACATCCGCTGGCCCGTCATTCGCTGCACAGCGTGTGATGGGCGGCACCGCCACCGCGTCCACGCCCCTCGCCGCCACCGGCGGCACGGTGACCGGCCCGGCAGCCCTGCTGCTAGCGCTCGGACTCATCGCCCTGGGTGCGGCCCTGCGGACGGTGCGGAGCCGTACGGCGTGACACACCCGATCACGGTGCGTGCCGCGGGGGACACGCACCGTGATCGTCACGCCGCTACGACGGATGCCGCGGAGCACCTGCCCCTGGGGATGGGCCGCTCCGCGGCATCCGGTAACACCTGATGGGAGCAACATCCGGCGAGCTACGACGCCACTGGCCCCGCCGAGAACCCACGATTCTGCCGAGACCCGCGCCGACGCGTGGTGTCTCGGCGCAGGCGTGAGGTCTCGGCCAACGTGAGAAGGAGAAGCCCGCGAGAACGACGGATGCCGCGGAGCCGCCCCCTGGGAAGAGGGCCGCTCCGCGGCATCCGGAATCCGCTCTGCGGGTCTACGCGTTACTTCGCGGCGACGACCTGCAGCGTGATCACGGCGGTGAGGTCGTCACGGAGGCGAACGGTCGCCTCGTGCTCGCCCACGGCCTTGATCGGCGAGGTGATGTGGATGGTGCGCTTGTCCAGCTCGCCGAGGCCGGCGGCCTTGACCGCGTCGGCCACGTCACCGGTCTTGACCGAGCCGAACAGACGCCCCTCGGCACCGGCCTTGACGGTCAGCTTGACCGTGTTGGACTCGAGACGGTTCTTCAGCGCGACGGCCTCTTCGTGGTCGTGGAACGCGCGGGCCTCGCGGGCGGCGCGGATCGACGCCACCTGCTTCTCGCCACCGCGGGTCCACTGCACGGCGAAGCCCTGCGGGATGAGGTAGTTGCGGGCGTACCCGTCCTTGACATCGACGACGTCACCGGCCGAGCCGAGGCCGGCGACCTCGTTCGTGAGAATCAGCTTCGACATGGGTGCTCCTTAGCGGCCAGCGCCGGAGTAGGGCAGGAGCGCCATTTCGCGGGCGTTCTTGATCGCACGGGCGATCAGACGCTGCTCCTGTACCGAGACACCGGTGATACGACGGGCACGGATCTTGCCGCGCTCCGAGATGAACTTGCGAAGCGTGGAGACGTCCTTGTAATCAATGACGCCCACGCGGATCGCCTTCGCGGGGGCGGCGTTCTTCGCGCCCTTCCGCGGCTTGCGGCGGTCGCCGCTCGACTTTCCAGCCATGGTTCTTCCTTAGGTATTCGAGATCTGTTTAGAACGGAGTGTCGTCGCCGTAGGCGGCGGATCCGGGGGTGCTCCAGGCGTCGGCGCCGCCGGCGTTCGACGAGCCGGGGGTCGCCCACGGCTCATCCGCCACCTGCGCCTGCTGACGGTTTCCGCCGCCGCCACCGCCGCCACCGCTCGATGCGCGCGTGACCTGAGCCGTCGCGTAACGCAGCGACGGGCCGATCTCGTCGACCTCGAGCTCGATGGAGGTGCGGTTGTTGCCCTCGCGGTCCTGGTAGTTGCGCTGCTTCAGGCGACCGGTCGCGATGACGCGGGAGCCCTTGGTCAGCGACCCGGCGACATGCTCGGCGAACTCCCGCCATACGCTCGCGCGGAGGAACAGCGCGTCGCCATCCTTCCACTCGTTCGCCTGACGGTCGAAGGTACGCGGCGTCGATGCGATCGTGAAGTTCGCGACGGGCAGGCCGTTCTGCGTGTAGCGCAGCTCGGGGTCTGCCGTGAGGTTTCCCACGACGGTGATGATCGTCTCGCCGGCCATCGTCGTTACGCCTTCGCTTCAGCCGACTCGCGGCGCGGGGCCCGGGCGGGAGCGGCAGCCTTGCGGGCGGCCTTCTCGTCGGCGCGCTTCTTCTCGGCGGCGACCATGGCCTGGGCCTCTTCGGCGCGAAGGACCTTGGTGCGCATGATGCTCTCGTTGAGCTTCAGCTGACGGTCGAGCTCCTGAGCGGCCTCGCTGGTCGAGGTGAAGTTCACGACGGCGTAGATGCCCTCGGTCTTCTTCTGGATCTCGTAGGCGAGACGGCGGCGACCCCAGATGTCGACGTTGTCGATCGAGCCATCAGCGTTGGTGATGACCTTCAGGAACTTGTCGAGGTTCGGGGCGACCTGGCGCTCGTCGATCTCAGGGTTCAGGATGACCATGAGCTCGTACTGGTGCGTGTGCGTCACTTACCCACCTCCTTCGGACTAGAACGGCTGCCGGGCATTTCCCGGTAGCAGGAGGGTGTGTGCACGTCGTCACGGGCTCACAGGCACGGGGCCCAGCCGGACAACCCTCCCATGCTACCGGATGCCCGGTCGCGGCGCGATTCCGCGGGTCAGCCGAGGGCGTCGGCGATGGCGCGGATCTCGTCAGGACCGACGCGACAGCACCCGCCGATGCCGCGCGCGCCCGCGGCGCGCCACGCCGCAGCGTCGTCGGCGAGTGAGCGCCCGGCACCCGACCACCGCCGCTCCGCGGCCCGCCAGGCCTCTCCGCTGTTGGGGTATACCAGCAGCGGAAGGTCGACGGCCGGACGCAGCACCCCGAGCGCACCCGTCACACCGCGCGGGTCGCAGCAGTTGAGTCCGACGCCCACCACGCAGGAGAGGGATGCCGCGATCCCGGCCGCCTCGGCCAGCAACTCGCCGGTGCGCAGCATCCCGTCGTCGCTGATCGTGACGCTCACCCAGGCCGGCAGGTCGACCTCGGCGAGCTCGGCGCAGATCGCCTCCACCTCGGCCAGAGAGGGAAT of the Microbacterium invictum genome contains:
- a CDS encoding GNAT family N-acetyltransferase; this translates as MTYQILEVDLDDPRAAMLRGVLDDDLGRRYGPLNQDEPADVTAARIEALRVTPAQVVATWIAVLDETAVGHVMLRRLGTEWELKRLIVTPGARGRGIGRALSERVIKRAREEGANRVILQTGKPQPESIALYEDLGFTSIPVYEPYRATMPNSLCFALPLVQDPLTAS
- the rplI gene encoding 50S ribosomal protein L9; amino-acid sequence: MSKLILTNEVAGLGSAGDVVDVKDGYARNYLIPQGFAVQWTRGGEKQVASIRAAREARAFHDHEEAVALKNRLESNTVKLTVKAGAEGRLFGSVKTGDVADAVKAAGLGELDKRTIHITSPIKAVGEHEATVRLRDDLTAVITLQVVAAK
- the rpsR gene encoding 30S ribosomal protein S18 produces the protein MAGKSSGDRRKPRKGAKNAAPAKAIRVGVIDYKDVSTLRKFISERGKIRARRITGVSVQEQRLIARAIKNAREMALLPYSGAGR
- a CDS encoding single-stranded DNA-binding protein, giving the protein MAGETIITVVGNLTADPELRYTQNGLPVANFTIASTPRTFDRQANEWKDGDALFLRASVWREFAEHVAGSLTKGSRVIATGRLKQRNYQDREGNNRTSIELEVDEIGPSLRYATAQVTRASSGGGGGGGGNRQQAQVADEPWATPGSSNAGGADAWSTPGSAAYGDDTPF
- the rpsF gene encoding 30S ribosomal protein S6 — translated: MVILNPEIDERQVAPNLDKFLKVITNADGSIDNVDIWGRRRLAYEIQKKTEGIYAVVNFTSTSEAAQELDRQLKLNESIMRTKVLRAEEAQAMVAAEKKRADEKAARKAAAPARAPRRESAEAKA